The Wansuia hejianensis genomic interval ATACCTGGAGCTGACGGCAAAAAAAGGCTTCTTCCGGCGCATTTTCAAAAAATAGGAGGCATTTCATGGGTATGTTTCATGAACGGAAACAATTTTCCGGTACGGTAGCCCGGGAACGGCTGGCAACCCTGCTGAGCGCTGAACGGCTGGCCTGTTCTCCCCGAAATATACAAATGCTGAAAAATGACCTGACAATGACGATCAACCGGTATTTACCGGCAGATGAAGCGGCTATAACGATTCAGATCGATTATTCGCCGGCCGTCATGACAATCAAGGTACCGATACAGAAGACAGAGGATACGCATGCTAAAACAATATAAGCTTAAAGACTACAATTTCAGACTGATACTACTGTTGGTGGCTATCAGTATCTTTGGCATTCTGCTGGTGGGTTCCGCCGATCCGGCACTGCAGAAGAGGCAGATGGTCGGGGTAATCGGCGGCCTGATCCTGATGTTCATCGTATCTCTGATGGACTACAGCTGGATCCTTAACTTTTACTGGTTGATCTATATCCTGAATCTGGGGCTGCTGTTGCTGGTCCTGGTGACCGGGGATACCAAAAAGGGGGCATCCCGCTGGATACAGATCGGCGGGGATAACGGCTTCCAGTTCCAGCCTACGGAAGTGGCCAAAATCATGCTGATTTTGTTCTTTGCGATGTTCCTGATGAAACACGAAGAGGATCTGAACACGCTGAAGACGATTGTAAAAGCGGTGATTTTACTGGCCATACCTCTGGCGCTGGTAATCCGGCAGCCGGATTTGAAAAACACCATCACCATAGGGATTATTTTCTGTATCCTGATGTATGTGGCGGGGCTGAGCTATAAAATCATCGGAGGAATCCTCCTGGTAGTGATTCCGCTGATCCTGATCGCATTTTTCCTGATCACACAGACCGATCTTGAAATCATCGACTCCTATCAGAAAGAGCGGATCATGACCTTTCTGGACCCGGAGAACGAGGAGTATTCAGAATCTGCCATACAGCAGAATAACTCTATTACAGCCATAGGAAGCGGTCAGCTGACGGGAAAGGGCCTGAATAATAACAAGGTTTCCTCTTCCAACAAAGGGAATTTTGTAGCTGAAATACAGAATGATTTTATCTTTGCGGTAGCAGGAGAGGAGCTGGGATTTGTGGGCTGTTTTGCCATACTTCTGTTGCTTTTCTTCATTGTATATGAATGTATCCGAATGGGAAGGCGGGCAAAGGATTCAGCAGGGCATACGATCTGCTGCGGGGTAGCTTCGCTGGTTGCCGTCCAGAGCTTTATCAATATCTGTGTCGCGACCGGCCTTCTGCCCAATACAGGAACACCACTGCCTTTTGTCAGCTATGGGCTGACTTCCCTGTTCAGCCTGTTCATTGGAATGGGGCTGGTACTCAATGTCGGACTTCAGAACCGAAATTATTACGGAGGTGAAAAAGCCTATGAACATCGGATTCATCGCGCATGATGAAAAAAAGATATTGATGCAGAATTTCTGTATCGCATACCGGTCCATTCTGTCAAAGCATGAGCTCTACGCTACAGGCACAACCGGACGGATGATCGAAGAGGCCTGCGGGCTGAGCATTCACAAATATCTGGCCGGCCATGTGGGCGGCGTTCAGCAGCTGGCAGTACAGATCGAACAGAACGATATCGACCTGCTGATCTTTCTGCGTGACCCGCAGAGCCCTAAAAGCCACGAACCGGATGCCAAACATTTAATTCGTATCTGTGACATACACAGCATTCCGCTGGCGACTAATCTGGCGACAGCCGAGATGCTGGTGAAATCATTAGACCGGGGAGAGATGGAGTGGCGTGAAATCTACAGATAATCGGAAGAATATTCATATCCTGAACCGGGTGCTGATCGGCACAGTGATCTGCATCGTGGTTTTGTTCGCCATTTTTGTTATCCTGCTGATCAAACAGGACAGGGAAATGGATCTCTCCCAGTCCTATTCACCACAGGCAGCGGA includes:
- a CDS encoding FtsW/RodA/SpoVE family cell cycle protein, producing the protein MLKQYKLKDYNFRLILLLVAISIFGILLVGSADPALQKRQMVGVIGGLILMFIVSLMDYSWILNFYWLIYILNLGLLLLVLVTGDTKKGASRWIQIGGDNGFQFQPTEVAKIMLILFFAMFLMKHEEDLNTLKTIVKAVILLAIPLALVIRQPDLKNTITIGIIFCILMYVAGLSYKIIGGILLVVIPLILIAFFLITQTDLEIIDSYQKERIMTFLDPENEEYSESAIQQNNSITAIGSGQLTGKGLNNNKVSSSNKGNFVAEIQNDFIFAVAGEELGFVGCFAILLLLFFIVYECIRMGRRAKDSAGHTICCGVASLVAVQSFINICVATGLLPNTGTPLPFVSYGLTSLFSLFIGMGLVLNVGLQNRNYYGGEKAYEHRIHRA
- the mgsA gene encoding methylglyoxal synthase, translating into MNIGFIAHDEKKILMQNFCIAYRSILSKHELYATGTTGRMIEEACGLSIHKYLAGHVGGVQQLAVQIEQNDIDLLIFLRDPQSPKSHEPDAKHLIRICDIHSIPLATNLATAEMLVKSLDRGEMEWREIYR
- a CDS encoding cell division topological specificity factor MinE, yielding MGMFHERKQFSGTVARERLATLLSAERLACSPRNIQMLKNDLTMTINRYLPADEAAITIQIDYSPAVMTIKVPIQKTEDTHAKTI